GATCGCCCACGTCGATCGGATTGTCTGCGCAGACCATGGCCGTCTCCAGCACGTTGCGCAGCTCCCGCACGTTTCCGGGCCACGACCACGAGGCCAGCACGGCAACCGCTTCGGGGGTCAGGTGCTTGAGGGGGAGGCCGTGGCTTCGGGCAATGCGCCCGCAGAGGTGATCGATGAGCACCGGGATGTCCCCAGGCCGGTCTCGCAACGGGGGGATCACGAAGCTCGCGACACTCAGGCGGTAGTACAGGTCGGGCCGGAACGCCCCCCGCTTCGACTCCTCCAGGAGCGACCGGTTGGTCGCCGCAATGATGCGGCAGTCGGTGGAGACCTCGCTCAGCGAGCCCACGCGCCGAAAGCGCCCCGTCTCCAGCACGCGCAACAGCCCGGTCTGGATGTCGAGCGGCATCTCGCCCACTTCATCCAGGAAGAGGGTCCCGCCGTTTGCGGCCTCGAAGAGCCCTTGCCGTCCCCGGGGGTCTGCTCCGGTGAAGGCCCCCCTCTCATAGCCGAAGAAGCGGCTCTCGAACAGTTCCTTGCTGATGGACCCGCAATTCACCGCCACGAAGGGCCCGGACCTGCGGGGGCTCGTCTCGTGGATATGGCTCGCGATGAGCTCCTTTCCGGTCCCCGTCTCTCCGACCAGGAGAACGCTCAGGTGGGAGGGGACCACCTTGCCGACTTGGCCGAGAAGAGTCTTCACCTCCGGCTGCCGCGTCACGAAGTCGCCGAACGCGGTTACGCCCTTCGGGTCATCGCCCGAGGAGAAAGCTCGTCCGGTGCGGCGCTTCTCGCTGAGGATCACGAGCCAGCCGATGGGCTCTTCGCTGCCCGCCGAGCGGATCTCTCGAACCTCCCGCGCCGCGCCGTTGCGGGCGTCCAGAGACGCGGGGGGCAGCGTCTCCCCTTCTGCGAAGGTAGCCGAGCTTCGCACGACGTGGTTCCTCCGATCCACGACCACCAACGGGTCCGTCGGGTATCGCGCCCGGTGCATGGAGAAGTTGTGGATCAGCTGCATCCGCTCGAGCTCGAATTGGAGGCGCAGCTCGGTGGTGATGCTCGTGGCGAGGGAGTAGGTCAGGGCCAGCGCGTCATCGCGGTAGTCCTTGTCGATGGTCGTAAAGTCGATGACCCCCATGACGCTCTCCCCGAAGGGATCCAGAATCGGGGACGCGGCGCAGGTCCACCGATGCCAGCCCTCGCAGAAGTGCTCCGTGGAGTAGACGTGCACCGGGCCCCGGCGGGCGATGGCGGTGCCGATCCCGTTGGTGCCGGCCAGCGACTCGAGCCAGCGGGAGCCCTCTACGATTCGGGACGAATCGGCTGCGGCATCCCGCACCTTGGAGTCCCCCGAGATCTGAAGAATGGTTCCCTGCTCATCCGTGAAGATCAGAATGCCCGGCACGTCGGCCAGCAGGTCGTGCACCTTGCGCAGGGCGGGCTCGGCCTTCCGAATCAACAGAGCCCGGCTTCGCAGAATCCCGTCGAACTCTTCCTTGGAAACGAGGACCCCCTGGCGCATCCCAGGGTCGATGCCAAGGCTTCGGCATCGGCTCCAATCCTCGTGGATCAGGCGCTCGTACGGGTCGGTACAGGCGGGCTCGCGACCGTTCACCACATGGAATCGTTCCCATAGGCCGAAAGTCTTCTTTCTGTCTTTGGGATAGGAGAGGTAGGGGTTGCTGTCGGAACGCGCCATCGACCGCCTCGTTCACTAAGAATATTCTTTGTTCGCAATCAGCAAACTCTGCTATCGAGTTCAGAGTTACATGCTAGGCTGATCCGGCAGTCGCTGCAAATGCACGTTGCCGCACGTGGGGTGCATTCCTCCCTTCTTCTCTCCTCGAACCCGGGCCAAAGCCGTCCAAGGGCATGCTCCGGCAGAGGCAAGAGACTTCGGGCCCCCGACGCGACAGCGCCCCCGAAGGGGCGTGCGCGCCACAGACGTTCCAGGAGACGCGGCGGGTCCCGGCGCCACGAGGGACGGGGGCCCCCCGCCGACACAGAGCGCTACCTGAGCTTCTTCTCCTCCTCTGAGAGGGGTTCCCACGCGTCGTGGTGGGTCATGTCGTCCACTTCGGACAGGCCCGGAAAGCGATCGCCCTTGCCCCAGATGGATTTGCGCGCGCGCTTGCCTCGGTCGGGGAGGTCGCACCAGGGCAGGTGTGCGAACATGAGGCAGTACACGGGCCCCGTCATGTTGGAGTTGATCAGGTCGACGTCCATCTTGCAGTGCAGGACGGCCGGCTGCCCCTTTTCCGCAGCCTGGAAGCAGCGGTGGAGGGCTGCCAGGAAATCCTCGTGTCGGTCGCAGTACTCGCCGTAGCAGTTGAGGTTCTGGGCCAGGTGGTCGAACCGCAGGCGCGGTTCGCGCTCTCCCGCGAGCCCGCCGAAGTCCTGCTCGATGCCGTTCCACACCGCGCCACCGCGGTCCTGCTCGCCCAGGTTTTCCCAGTTCGGCCCGTACCAGTGGTACTTCATGCCCGCGATCCAGCCGTTGTTTTCTGTCACGAGATACACGATCGGGAGCTTGTACCGGGCGGCCGTGTCGATCTCCATCCCGGCGTTGGTCATCCCGGAGTCGCCCATGAGGGCGAGCACCGGCGTGCGGTCGCCCTGCTCCAGCTGGGCAAAGGCGGCCCCCATGGCCATCGGAACCCCGTGGCCCACACCCGCCTGCTCGGCGGAGCTCAGGATCTGGGCGGGTCGCGTCGCCTTCAGGTACGGCATGCAGAAGTCCGACATCGTGTACCCGTCGATCATGATCCGCACGCGGCTCTCGTACTTCTCCTCCAGATAGTCGGCGAGCGCCTGGGAGAGGTATCCATAGTGCATGCAGCGCTCGGTCTTGTACTTCGGATGTGCGAACCCGTAGTGCATGGCCTTGTCGCGCCGGCGCTTCTCGGACTCGCCTCGCGCCTTCTGGATCTTCTCGATCCAGGCGTCGCGGCCCGCCGGGGGTTGGAGGTTGTTGGCCTTGATGTAGTCGATCATCTGCCGGGCGACCACCTTGGGGTTGCCGATGACGGTCGTGCTCGTGGGAAGGTAGGTCCACACCTGGGAGGTGCTCTCCGAGATCTGGATCGTCTCGGGCCAGTCGACCCCGTATCCGTCGAAGAAGCCCACCTTCAGGCCCACCGGGACGATCACCTCGATCTCGTTGCGGAACTTCGGAAGCCCCCGGAAGTAGTACTCATGCTTCTCCGATACGACGGCGCGGCCCGTGCGCCGCGTGGTGAACGGAATCTTCGCCAGGGTGATGAGCTCGGTGAGCTCGTTGGAGGCGTCTGCCCAGTTGGCCCCGTCGCCCAGGATGATGTAGGGGCGCTCGACCTCGTAGAGCCTCTTGACCGCCGCTGCGATGTCGTCGGGGTTCCCGCCGGAGACCATCGGCTTTCCCATGTTCTCGGCGCCGCGCCACGAGGGGATCCAGCTGGCATGGTCGCCCCACAGCCCCCACCAGACCTTTTCCTTGACGTCGTCCTGCGTCAGCAGACAACTGATGCCCAACTCCATGACGACCGGGCCCTGGGGAAAGGTCTGTGCCTCCTTGAACGCCCGGGTCATGAACTGCTTGACCTGATGCGGGTATACGAGGCGCTGGGCCCACTTGGAGATGCTCGCGCACAGCTCCGTTGCGTAGCTCTCCTGGATGGTGTTGTAGAGTTTGTCGTGCTCGATCTCGTGACCGCCGCACAGGAAGATGATGGGAGAGTTGGAGAGGTACGCCTGTTGGATGGCGCTGACCGCGTTTCCGACGCCGGGGCCTACCGTCGTGTAGCAGACGGCCGGCTTCCCGGAGACCTGCGCGTAGGCCTCGCCGCAGTACACGGCGTTCTGCTCGTGGAGGAAGGTGATGTTCTTGATGCCGATCCGGCTGATCGGGTCCACGAAGTTCCAGATGTGGCCCCCGAAGATGCCGAATGCGATGGTGACGCCGTGCTCCTTCAGAACTTCGGCGACGTGCATCCCGGCGTAGGGGTAGAGCTCCCGCTTTCCCAGCTGGTAATCGAGCTTCTTCTGCAACTCCTTGTCGAACTCGATGCCGACGTCCCCGGAGCGGACTCCCGGAACTGCCACTTGCGACTTTCCTTCGGGACTGGCTGGTCGGTGCATGTCTGTCTCCCTTCTCGGTTTGTGAACGTGGGCGCCCCTCCCCGGAGAGGCCGGGGGCAGCGGGGCGGACGAAGGAGCCGCGGGTGTCGGTCGGCGTGGAGGTTTGCCCCTGACGCGGACGATGCAAACGCTGTTTGTTGGAAACTTTGCAACCCGCGTGCCAGGTGGCGGTGGGTGCCGGGGACTCGCGGCACGGGGAAGCGCGCTCCGCCGTGCGCGGGTGGCACCCCGGAAAGCGCGGTCTTTCCAGGGTTTCGATGCTCGGAGCTCTGGTGAGGCTGAGGCCGGGTCCACACTCCCGGGCGCACCCGGGGCGGCCCCCGGCGGCTACGCCGAGTTCCCCACTGTCCCGATATAGAACAGCATTCGGGCGGCGCCAGGCCCGACCCTCCGCGCAGGCGGGCGGCCCGGTGTCCCGATTCGGGACACCGGGGGATTTTCTGTGCCCGGCCTGTGACCCGAACGGGGGCGCCTGGAGGCCGACGAAGACCTGCTGTGCCGGCTGGCGGAGCTGCCGGGCCGCGGACGGGCTCCGGAAGGCTTGCCGCCGCGGCGAGCGGAGGGCGGGGGGAGGGACGCCGGGGGGCTCAGGGTGCGGGTTGACGAAACTCGGCGATTGCGGCTGCCAGGA
This genomic interval from Thermodesulfobacteriota bacterium contains the following:
- a CDS encoding sigma-54-dependent Fis family transcriptional regulator, encoding MARSDSNPYLSYPKDRKKTFGLWERFHVVNGREPACTDPYERLIHEDWSRCRSLGIDPGMRQGVLVSKEEFDGILRSRALLIRKAEPALRKVHDLLADVPGILIFTDEQGTILQISGDSKVRDAAADSSRIVEGSRWLESLAGTNGIGTAIARRGPVHVYSTEHFCEGWHRWTCAASPILDPFGESVMGVIDFTTIDKDYRDDALALTYSLATSITTELRLQFELERMQLIHNFSMHRARYPTDPLVVVDRRNHVVRSSATFAEGETLPPASLDARNGAAREVREIRSAGSEEPIGWLVILSEKRRTGRAFSSGDDPKGVTAFGDFVTRQPEVKTLLGQVGKVVPSHLSVLLVGETGTGKELIASHIHETSPRRSGPFVAVNCGSISKELFESRFFGYERGAFTGADPRGRQGLFEAANGGTLFLDEVGEMPLDIQTGLLRVLETGRFRRVGSLSEVSTDCRIIAATNRSLLEESKRGAFRPDLYYRLSVASFVIPPLRDRPGDIPVLIDHLCGRIARSHGLPLKHLTPEAVAVLASWSWPGNVRELRNVLETAMVCADNPIDVGDLPAWLREGAPGGQGAAAGSSAAGLGPCPDPAIEAFDAGGAFDMKDHVRALVVSALEQLGNVSQVAKALGISRSRLYRLFQTLEIHHGQYIRCQRPPRPKAPDRGSRRFAARAGHDPSDHKAKLSQ
- a CDS encoding thiamine pyrophosphate-binding protein codes for the protein MAVPGVRSGDVGIEFDKELQKKLDYQLGKRELYPYAGMHVAEVLKEHGVTIAFGIFGGHIWNFVDPISRIGIKNITFLHEQNAVYCGEAYAQVSGKPAVCYTTVGPGVGNAVSAIQQAYLSNSPIIFLCGGHEIEHDKLYNTIQESYATELCASISKWAQRLVYPHQVKQFMTRAFKEAQTFPQGPVVMELGISCLLTQDDVKEKVWWGLWGDHASWIPSWRGAENMGKPMVSGGNPDDIAAAVKRLYEVERPYIILGDGANWADASNELTELITLAKIPFTTRRTGRAVVSEKHEYYFRGLPKFRNEIEVIVPVGLKVGFFDGYGVDWPETIQISESTSQVWTYLPTSTTVIGNPKVVARQMIDYIKANNLQPPAGRDAWIEKIQKARGESEKRRRDKAMHYGFAHPKYKTERCMHYGYLSQALADYLEEKYESRVRIMIDGYTMSDFCMPYLKATRPAQILSSAEQAGVGHGVPMAMGAAFAQLEQGDRTPVLALMGDSGMTNAGMEIDTAARYKLPIVYLVTENNGWIAGMKYHWYGPNWENLGEQDRGGAVWNGIEQDFGGLAGEREPRLRFDHLAQNLNCYGEYCDRHEDFLAALHRCFQAAEKGQPAVLHCKMDVDLINSNMTGPVYCLMFAHLPWCDLPDRGKRARKSIWGKGDRFPGLSEVDDMTHHDAWEPLSEEEKKLR